Proteins found in one Paenibacillus sp. FSL R10-2782 genomic segment:
- a CDS encoding JAB domain-containing protein translates to MATPPLDELMIADYVKSLHKLTGIPLRKLQQYGARNSLLNAVEHPYALELTTKQLLKVEQLNAFLRSHRVLQWEEENAKQKISTPESAHRYFSAYLSGIKDREQFMAAFLDIKNQVIETRIISEGGVSEALVHPRSVLKAALNCDCSSIILAHNHPSGIPTPSPEDMLLTERMLAIFDPLRINVLDHIIIGGTNFASLAELGQMPRAAERAASYEIITTAAREASVMYAVDELEQQIGDEHSDEEWER, encoded by the coding sequence ATGGCTACACCGCCACTCGATGAGTTAATGATTGCTGACTACGTAAAATCCCTTCATAAACTGACTGGCATTCCCCTCCGCAAATTACAACAATATGGCGCTCGAAACAGTTTACTCAATGCGGTTGAGCATCCCTATGCGTTAGAGTTAACGACAAAACAGCTTTTAAAGGTGGAACAACTCAATGCCTTTCTTCGCTCTCATCGTGTTCTGCAATGGGAAGAAGAAAATGCAAAACAGAAAATATCCACTCCTGAATCAGCACACCGGTATTTTTCTGCCTACTTAAGCGGTATTAAGGATCGGGAGCAATTCATGGCTGCTTTCCTCGATATTAAAAATCAAGTCATTGAGACACGCATCATTTCGGAGGGAGGCGTATCCGAGGCACTCGTACATCCACGCAGCGTATTAAAAGCCGCTTTAAACTGTGATTGCTCCTCCATCATCTTAGCTCACAATCATCCAAGCGGCATTCCAACGCCTTCTCCAGAAGATATGTTGCTGACAGAGCGGATGCTTGCCATTTTTGACCCGCTCCGTATTAACGTGTTAGATCATATCATCATTGGTGGCACGAATTTTGCATCCTTGGCTGAATTGGGACAAATGCCCCGTGCAGCAGAAAGAGCGGCTTCCTATGAAATCATTACAACAGCAGCCCGTGAAGCATCTGTTATGTATGCTGTGGATGAGTTAGAACAACAAATTGGAGATGAGCATTCCGATGAAGAATGGGAGCGATAA
- a CDS encoding DUF4320 family protein, translating to MKFLTNKRGEGYIDVVVLVLAVMLCVALVVKVLPVFITKHQLDTFAAELVREAEISGRVGSETSVRTAALQTQTGLHPTIIWSKTGQIQINEEVAVTLQTSVNIGLFGSFASFPIDLTAKASGKSEVYWK from the coding sequence ATGAAGTTCCTCACCAACAAACGAGGCGAGGGCTATATTGATGTAGTTGTCCTGGTGTTGGCTGTTATGCTATGTGTTGCGCTGGTCGTAAAGGTGCTGCCTGTGTTTATTACCAAACATCAACTGGACACGTTCGCAGCAGAATTGGTACGTGAAGCCGAAATTTCGGGTAGAGTCGGGTCGGAAACGTCAGTGCGTACAGCAGCATTGCAAACACAGACAGGCCTTCATCCCACAATTATCTGGAGCAAAACGGGGCAAATTCAGATTAATGAAGAAGTAGCCGTGACACTACAAACATCAGTTAATATTGGCTTATTTGGCAGTTTTGCATCATTCCCCATTGACCTTACCGCCAAAGCCAGCGGGAAGAGCGAGGTGTACTGGAAGTGA
- a CDS encoding secretion protein F yields MIGWLVSFDLFMTVGAYFLLAAWLKLPTLASTRAILKVAKIGKQKDSAIQALLFRLSAWLAGKLALSDYYKRKTVATLRSAGIQTTPEAYLAGAIVKATLIFGSGLLLLPLLPLVFPLFVFLAIAIFFKESRSADEIVRKKREHIEIELPRFVATVAQELKATRDVLRILEVYTRHAGGSLQSELWMTVADMKSGNQETALLRLEARIGSTMLSDVVRGLLAVMRGDQGVVYFEMLAHDFKLMEIQRLKLIAMKRPGKIRKYSFYMLICFMLMYMVILGMEIMKAMGDLF; encoded by the coding sequence ATGATAGGATGGTTGGTTAGCTTCGACTTGTTTATGACAGTGGGAGCTTATTTTCTTTTGGCCGCTTGGCTCAAGCTGCCTACACTTGCCTCTACACGCGCCATCCTCAAGGTGGCGAAGATCGGTAAACAGAAAGATTCAGCTATTCAAGCGCTTCTCTTTCGTTTGTCCGCATGGCTGGCTGGGAAGTTGGCACTTAGCGACTACTATAAACGAAAGACAGTCGCAACTCTACGCTCAGCAGGTATCCAAACGACACCAGAAGCTTATCTGGCGGGAGCCATTGTTAAAGCCACGCTTATTTTCGGTAGCGGATTGCTACTACTGCCTCTACTGCCGCTTGTATTTCCCTTGTTTGTCTTCCTCGCTATTGCTATCTTCTTTAAAGAATCCCGAAGCGCCGATGAAATTGTTCGAAAAAAACGGGAGCACATCGAAATTGAATTACCTCGTTTTGTCGCTACCGTTGCCCAGGAATTAAAAGCAACACGGGATGTCCTGCGTATATTAGAGGTTTACACCAGACATGCGGGTGGTAGCCTGCAAAGTGAACTCTGGATGACGGTAGCAGATATGAAAAGCGGCAATCAAGAGACGGCACTCTTGCGGCTGGAAGCGCGTATTGGCAGCACCATGCTCTCGGATGTCGTGCGCGGGCTTCTGGCAGTCATGCGCGGTGATCAAGGAGTTGTGTACTTTGAGATGTTGGCTCACGATTTTAAGCTCATGGAAATTCAACGGCTGAAGCTCATCGCCATGAAACGTCCCGGCAAAATCCGAAAATATTCCTTTTATATGCTTATCTGCTTCATGCTAATGTACATGGTTATCCTGGGCATGGAAATTATGAAGGCGATGGGCGACCTGTTTTAA
- a CDS encoding DUF6550 family protein: MKKKNLLLVGGIVIAVALVGLVIWKGTSQQTENELPPDSIVIPVTSAPAVNAPEISPSPILPSADQPTVNSESTNTTPTPAVSSETKTEPTPSGTPVLQPEKENKHVEVQLTKPEKTTKPTEPPKPKIKEPESEQSPAAPPQYEEKETHPNKETAAIPKAGGKNSNGQVYVPGFGWIEDQGGGTQETVVGSEGDELTGNKVGTMD; this comes from the coding sequence ATGAAGAAAAAAAACTTGCTGCTTGTTGGTGGAATTGTCATTGCCGTAGCCCTTGTGGGATTGGTGATATGGAAAGGAACATCTCAGCAAACCGAAAATGAGCTCCCTCCTGATTCTATTGTGATTCCAGTAACTTCGGCTCCCGCTGTTAATGCACCAGAAATTTCACCAAGTCCCATTCTACCTTCAGCGGACCAACCTACCGTAAATTCAGAATCTACCAATACAACACCTACTCCTGCTGTTTCTTCTGAAACAAAAACAGAGCCAACTCCCTCTGGTACTCCTGTACTTCAGCCGGAAAAAGAGAATAAGCATGTCGAAGTACAACTAACAAAACCAGAAAAGACCACAAAGCCTACGGAACCACCGAAGCCCAAGATAAAGGAGCCTGAGAGTGAGCAATCTCCTGCTGCTCCACCTCAGTACGAGGAAAAAGAAACTCATCCAAATAAAGAAACCGCTGCGATACCAAAAGCCGGGGGAAAAAATAGCAATGGACAGGTTTATGTACCAGGCTTTGGCTGGATAGAGGATCAAGGAGGCGGAACTCAGGAAACCGTCGTTGGTAGTGAAGGGGATGAATTAACCGGAAATAAGGTTGGTACGATGGACTAA